A stretch of Arachis hypogaea cultivar Tifrunner chromosome 15, arahy.Tifrunner.gnm2.J5K5, whole genome shotgun sequence DNA encodes these proteins:
- the LOC112751432 gene encoding CRM-domain containing factor CFM9, mitochondrial, which produces MFAARNLQKHCFKSLPSLLQLHPNLYKNAVTLEHAQLHISTNIIQVQPHDEVTSKYSSFKTFNLLNGSSRAMSTKGRSMRSKVERRMQKESGKTLREIRRAKKLKKKLMTEEERLIYNLKRAKKKVALLLQKLKKYELPDLPPPRHDPELLTPEQLQAFKKIGFKNKNYVPVGVRGVFGGVVQNMHMHWKFHETVQVCCDNFPKEKIKEMASMLARLSGGIVINVHDVKTIIMFRGRNYRQPKNLIPVNTLTKRKALFKARFEQALESQKLNIKKLEQQLRRMGVNPEDPAAMASIQRVASTFFNAIDKKEGSPYVFKEGKASLIEPPESLEETEPADDSDQEELDRFIAEIEDAADKEYEAEEAKENEEMGRIRYWNREEYSGRFRRLDASRNDDYDNEGRGSRVQQKMHSKHRVTDSEDEDNAHSDDNNDDEWQSSNISDASDLDGDSYSDGRLEARPRFKGNRVDRGKQNNTGTYSSRTRECSNRQSEGKFKRNIATEDSESEGMFSDVENAMWESDEEENDTARQFREDYKSRSSDDE; this is translated from the exons ATGTTTGCTGCTAGGAATCTGCAGAAGCATTGCTTCAAGTCGCTACCCTCTCTCCTTCAACTTCATCCCAATCTCTACAA AAATGCTGTAACTTTAGAACATGCACAGCTGCACATATCAACCAACATTATTCAAGTTCAGCCACATGATGAAGTTACTTCGAAGTATTCTTCTTTTAAGACATTCAATCTTTTGAATGGATCATCGCGGGCAATGTCAACGAAAGGAAGGAGTATGAGAAGCAAGGTGGAAAGGCGAATGCAGAAGGAGTCTGGTAAAACATTAAGGGAGATTCGGAGAGCTAAGAAACTGAAGAAGAAACTAATGACCGAGGAGGAGAGGCTCATTTATAATCTCAAAAGG GCCAAGAAAAAAGTGGCATTGCTACTACAAAAGCTCAAGAAATATGAACTACCAGACCTGCCTCCCCCCCGGCATGATCCAGAGCTCTTAACACCCGAACAGCTTCAGGCATTTAAAAAAATTGGATTCAAGAATAAGAATTATGTTCCAGTTGGTGTCCGTGGAGTCTTTGGAGGAGTTGTTCAAAATATGCACATGCATTGGAAGTTTCATGAGACTGTGCAAGTTTGTTGCGACAACTTCCCCAAGGAAAAAATCAAAGAGATGGCCTCAATGCTGGCAAGATTGAGTGGTGGGATTGTGATTAATGTTCACGATGTGAAAACAATCATCATGTTCCGTGGTAGAAATTATCGTCAACCTAAAAATTTAATACCTGTTAACACCCTTACAAAGAGGAAG GCTCTATTCAAGGCAAGATTTGAGCAAGCTCTCGAATCTCAGAAGTTAAACATAAAGAAATTAGAACAGCAGCTCCGGCGGATGGGAGTAAATCCCGAGGATCCGGCTGCCATGGCTAGCATCCAGAGAGTTGCTTCCACGTTTTTCAATGCCATTGACAAGAAGGAGGGAAGCCCTTATGTCTTCAAAGAAGGCAAGGCATCACTAATTGAGCCTCCCGAAAGTTTGGAAGAGACGGAGCCTGCCGATGATAGTGATCAAGAAGAGTTAGATCGGTTCATTGCTGAGATAGAGGATGCAGCAGATAAAGAATACGAAGctgaagaagcaaaagagaatgAAGAGATGGGGAGGATTAGATATTGGAACAGAGAAGAGTATAGTGGGAGATTCAGAAGATTGGATGCTTCTAGAAATGATGACTATGACAATGAGGGTAGAGGGTCAAGGGTTCAGCAGAAAATGCATTCCAAGCATAGAGTCACTGATAGTGAAGATGAAGACAACGCTCATTCTGATGACAACAATGATGATGAGTGGCAGTCAAGTAATATCTCAGATGCTAGTGATCTCGATGGAGATTCTTACTCTGACGGCCGGTTAGAAGCTAGGCCTAGGTTCAAGGGAAACAGGGTTGATAGAGGGAAGCAGAACAATACCGGTACATATAGCTCCAGAACTAGAGAATGCTCAAATAGGCAGAGTGAGGGTAAATTTAAGAGGAATATAGCCACAGAAGATTCTGAATCAGAAGGTATGTTCAGTGATGTCGAGAATGCAATGTGGGAGTCCGACGAGGAAGAAAACGACACGGCAAGGCAGTTCAGGGAAGACTACAAGAGCCGCAGCAGTGACGATGAGTAA